From a single Calothrix sp. NIES-2098 genomic region:
- a CDS encoding sodium/hydrogen exchanger: MNVAELVTVSIILLLVATVVALLSRWLRVSYVAGLVLAGLAVTELLPQRIGLNDSLILNLFLPILVFEAAINTDISRLRSTIKPIALLAGPGILISSGVTAALLKWGLELNWTAALLAGVILAITDTVSVIAVFKEVRVPSRLSTIVEGESLFNDGVALVLFSLILKVHAAGSLSFLEGLQELFIVIIGGTLVGLAVGYLSTGLFVRADEPLSSILLTVAVALGAFKLGQSFSVSGVVAVVVAGLIVGTVGLSGKVSASTRLTLLSFWESIAFGVNSFIFLLIGIEVDLNTLWQTLPAVLLAIAAYQIARILSVYPLLAIVGWFDRPIPWRWQNVLFFGNIKGSLSMALALSIPSTIAGREQLIAIVFGTVLLSVVGQGVSLPWLVKRLQLSQVSATRQQVEELQAQLITAKAAQDELDTLLKTGVLPKAVYEEMRSSYQVQVAGAEKALRELYNRRSDELETKSSEPSKLDAIRRRLLLAEKAALNEAIRQRILSEEIVYERLRKIDEQLLKLEDD; this comes from the coding sequence GTGAATGTTGCTGAATTAGTTACTGTTTCAATTATTCTCCTGCTCGTAGCCACCGTTGTAGCTTTACTGTCGCGCTGGTTGCGAGTTTCTTATGTTGCAGGTTTAGTTTTAGCGGGTTTAGCAGTTACAGAACTTTTACCACAACGCATTGGTTTAAACGATTCCCTGATTTTAAATTTATTTCTGCCAATTTTAGTGTTTGAAGCAGCTATTAATACAGATATTAGCCGCCTCCGCAGCACTATTAAACCAATTGCTTTATTAGCTGGGCCTGGAATCTTAATCTCCTCTGGTGTTACCGCCGCACTTTTGAAATGGGGACTCGAATTAAATTGGACAGCAGCATTGCTAGCTGGAGTAATTTTGGCAATTACTGATACTGTTTCTGTGATTGCTGTATTTAAAGAAGTACGCGTCCCTTCTCGTCTTTCTACTATTGTTGAGGGAGAAAGCTTATTTAACGATGGTGTGGCGCTAGTTTTATTTAGTCTAATTTTAAAAGTTCATGCAGCTGGTTCGCTCTCATTTCTTGAAGGACTACAAGAATTATTTATAGTCATTATTGGTGGAACTTTGGTAGGGCTGGCTGTAGGGTATTTGAGTACAGGCTTATTTGTCCGTGCTGATGAACCGCTTAGTAGCATTTTACTAACGGTGGCTGTGGCGTTAGGAGCTTTTAAACTCGGACAGTCGTTCAGCGTCTCTGGTGTAGTTGCTGTGGTGGTTGCTGGGTTAATTGTGGGAACGGTAGGCCTTTCAGGTAAAGTATCAGCTTCTACTCGTTTGACATTACTAAGCTTTTGGGAATCTATTGCTTTTGGGGTAAATAGTTTTATTTTTCTACTAATTGGTATAGAAGTTGACCTGAATACTTTATGGCAAACTTTACCTGCTGTACTGTTAGCGATCGCAGCTTATCAAATAGCACGTATACTGTCTGTCTATCCACTTTTAGCTATTGTGGGTTGGTTTGACCGCCCAATTCCTTGGCGCTGGCAAAACGTTCTGTTTTTTGGCAATATCAAGGGTTCTCTTTCGATGGCGTTGGCGTTGAGTATTCCCAGCACGATCGCAGGACGAGAACAACTAATTGCTATAGTATTTGGAACGGTATTGCTGTCTGTAGTTGGACAAGGAGTGAGTTTACCGTGGTTGGTGAAGCGGTTGCAATTGTCTCAAGTGTCAGCAACTCGTCAGCAGGTTGAAGAATTGCAAGCACAATTAATCACCGCTAAAGCAGCACAGGATGAATTAGATACTCTATTGAAAACAGGGGTGTTACCAAAAGCTGTATATGAAGAGATGCGTTCTAGCTATCAAGTGCAAGTAGCAGGTGCAGAAAAGGCATTAAGAGAATTATATAATCGTCGTTCGGATGAGTTGGAAACCAAAAGTAGCGAACCTAGTAAGCTTGATGCTATTCGCCGTCGGTTGTTATTAGCAGAGAAAGCAGCACTAAATGAGGCGATACGTCAGCGAATTCTCTCAGAAGAGATTGTCTATGAACGGTTGAGGAAAATTGATGAGCAATTGTTGAAGTTAGAAGATGATTAA
- a CDS encoding TrkA protein produces MYVLIGGSGLVGLSLAQKLVELGHTVAVIDIDPNACRYAREQVGAMAFEGSAVSTEVLLEAGIRKADALAAMLRSDALNLAMVTLAKHYGVPHIVTRMRHSDFAEPFRLAGANHIIGTVELAVSTMVNAIEYPQVESMMHFEQGQIEVLKLSIPNNCYVVNRSIAEIAQDSRFPTGSLIIGYQPHPHEDLAIPNGSTVLEPGSTVLVVTKPGSLHQMIDFIEGCK; encoded by the coding sequence ATGTACGTGCTAATTGGTGGATCTGGTTTGGTAGGACTAAGCTTGGCACAGAAATTGGTAGAACTAGGACATACCGTAGCCGTGATTGACATCGATCCTAATGCTTGTCGGTACGCACGCGAACAAGTGGGAGCGATGGCTTTTGAAGGTAGCGCGGTTAGTACAGAAGTATTATTAGAAGCCGGAATTCGGAAAGCCGATGCTTTAGCCGCTATGCTGCGAAGTGATGCTTTGAACTTGGCGATGGTAACTCTCGCCAAACATTATGGCGTTCCCCATATTGTGACTCGGATGCGCCATTCCGATTTCGCTGAACCTTTTCGATTAGCTGGAGCCAATCATATTATCGGCACAGTTGAACTAGCAGTTTCCACAATGGTGAATGCGATCGAATATCCGCAAGTAGAATCAATGATGCATTTTGAGCAAGGACAAATTGAAGTTTTAAAACTTTCAATCCCTAATAATTGCTATGTTGTTAATCGTAGCATTGCCGAAATTGCTCAAGATTCACGCTTTCCTACTGGTTCTTTAATTATTGGCTATCAACCCCATCCCCATGAAGATTTAGCTATTCCTAACGGGAGTACAGTATTAGAACCTGGCTCAACTGTACTGGTTGTCACTAAACCAGGGTCTTTGCATCAAATGATTGATTTTATTGAAGGCTGTAAATAA
- a CDS encoding Baf family transcriptional activator encodes MELQRHKVHKDNIWLALEIGNSRLHWALFKGEKLDCTWDTDYLPESVIQQLAQSQTIDDLSPEVFLTSPCPLPPVLLPIAIASVVPNQTALWQSYPNFQVITLDQIPLKNVYPTLGIDRALALWGAGKTWGFPMLVIDAGTALTFTAADANQCLVGGAILPGLGLQFATLGQQTGQLPLIETQLISSLPPRFALNTAEAIQSGVIYTLLAGIKDFIENWWQLFPEGKIAIKGGDRTLLLNYLQALYPAIAQRLTVEPNLIFWGMEKIVSVS; translated from the coding sequence GTGGAACTACAAAGGCACAAAGTACACAAAGACAATATTTGGCTAGCCTTGGAAATTGGCAATTCCCGGCTACATTGGGCATTATTCAAAGGCGAAAAGCTTGACTGTACCTGGGACACTGACTATTTACCAGAGTCAGTCATCCAGCAACTAGCGCAATCTCAAACAATAGATGATTTATCCCCAGAAGTTTTCCTTACATCCCCCTGCCCCCTGCCCCCTGTCCTCCTCCCTATCGCCATCGCCTCTGTAGTTCCCAACCAAACAGCACTTTGGCAAAGTTACCCCAATTTTCAGGTAATCACCTTAGATCAAATACCGCTGAAGAATGTGTATCCCACATTAGGTATTGACCGCGCCTTGGCGTTATGGGGTGCTGGTAAAACTTGGGGATTTCCGATGCTGGTGATTGATGCGGGAACAGCACTGACTTTTACAGCTGCGGATGCTAACCAGTGTCTAGTTGGAGGCGCAATTCTACCGGGATTAGGCTTGCAATTTGCTACTCTTGGTCAACAAACAGGACAATTACCTTTAATAGAGACGCAATTGATTTCATCTCTACCGCCACGCTTTGCGTTAAATACAGCAGAAGCCATACAAAGCGGTGTAATTTATACCCTACTTGCTGGAATCAAAGATTTTATAGAGAATTGGTGGCAATTATTTCCGGAAGGCAAGATTGCAATTAAAGGAGGCGATCGCACCTTACTATTAAACTATCTCCAAGCTTTGTACCCTGCGATCGCACAACGTTTGACTGTAGAACCCAATCTAATTTTTTGGGGTATGGAAAAAATAGTAAGCGTCTCATAA